One genomic segment of Rhizobium sp. 11515TR includes these proteins:
- a CDS encoding Na+/H+ antiporter subunit C, with protein MELILSIAIGVMTACGVWLILRPRTYQVIIGLSLLSYAVNLFIFGVGGVKTNVPPLLGDGTATHALADPVPQALVLTAIVIGFATTALFLVVLLASRGLTGTDHVDGRSDRK; from the coding sequence ATGGAACTCATCTTGTCCATTGCGATAGGTGTGATGACGGCTTGCGGCGTCTGGCTGATCCTGCGTCCGCGCACCTACCAGGTCATCATCGGGCTGTCGCTGCTCTCCTATGCCGTCAATCTCTTCATCTTCGGCGTCGGCGGCGTGAAGACGAATGTGCCGCCGCTGCTCGGCGATGGCACCGCAACGCACGCTCTGGCAGACCCGGTGCCGCAGGCTCTGGTGCTGACGGCGATCGTTATTGGCTTTGCGACAACGGCTCTCTTCCTCGTCGTGCTGCTTGCCTCGCGCGGCCTGACCGGTACTGATCACGTCGACGGACGGAGTGACCGGAAATGA